The sequence TGAACATTCGCAAATTCATTGGCCCGACGAGCCGCGACGCCCTGCGCCTCGTGCGCGAAGCGATGGGCGCCGACGCGGCGGTACTGTCCAACCGGACGCTCGACGACGGCCGCGTCGAGATCGTCGCGCTGCCCGCCGCCGAGCTCGCCGAAATCTCGACGCGCCGCGCGGCGGCGGACGCCGCGCACGGCGCGGCCCAGCCGCAGGCGCAAGCGCCGCGTCAGCCCGCGTCTTCGTTGTCGACGTTCGCGTCGCCCGCCGCATCGGTGGTCGTGCCGACCACCGCGTCGGCCGCGCCGGCCGCGCGCTCGGCCGCGAACCCCTACGCATCGGGCGGTCTTCCCGACGTGTTTTCGTCGGTGTTCGGCGCGAGCGTCGACGCTTCCGGCGACGACGCTCGGCCCACCGTCGCGCCACCGCCGGCCGCCCAGCCGCCCGCCGCGCCGTCCGAGCCCGCGCCGTGGCTCGTCGAGCACGCGAAGCGGCTGACGAAGCAGCACGAAGAGCTCGTTGCGCGCCCACGCGCCGCCGTGGCGGCCGCGCAGGCGCCGCGCGAGCGCGCCGCCGCGGACGAGCCGCCCGAATGGGCGCGCGACATCGTGCGCAACGTCTCGCGCCGGCTGCCGGCCGATGATGCGGCGGCGGCCAAGCCGGCGCCGCGCTTGCCGGAAGACACCGCGGCCGTCGTCGCGGACGCGGTGAAGGCGCGCATCGAGCGCATCGTCAACGACACGGTGATGCAGGAGCTCGGCTCGCTGCGCGAGCTGATGGAAGAGCAGTTCGCGGGCCTGATGTGGAACGAGCGCCAGCGCCGCAATCCGGTGCACGGCGCGCTGACGAAATACCTGTTCGCGGCGGGCTTTTCCGCGCAGCTCGTGCGGATGGTCGTCGACAACCTGCCGGAGGGCGCCGGCTACGACACGCTCGACGCGGCGGCCGAGTGGGCGCATTCGGTGCTCGCGGCGAACCTGCCCGTGCTCGACAGCGAAGACGCGCTGATGGAGCGCGGCGGCGTGTTCGCGCTGATGGGCCCGACGGGCGTCGGCAAGACGACGACGACCGCGAAGCTCGCCGCGCGCTGCGTGATGCGCTTCGGCGCGAGCAAGGTCGCGCTGCTCACGACGGACAGTTACCGGATCGGCGGCCACGAGCAGCTGCGCATCTTCGGCAAGATCCTCGGCGTGCCGGTGCACGCGGTGAAGGACGGCGGCGATCTGCAGCTCGCGCTTGCCGAGCTGCGCAACAAGCACATGGTGCTGATCGACACGATCGGCATGAGCCAGCGCGACCGCACGGTGTCCGACCAGATCGCGATGCTGCACGGCGCGGACACGCCGGTGCAGCGCCTGCTGCTGCTGAACGCGACGAGCCACGGCGACACGCTGAACGAAGTCGTGCAGGCGTACCGCAGCGCGGCGGGCCACCCCGATCTCGCGGGCTGCATCCTGACGAAGCTCGACGAGGCGAGCAACCTCGGCGGCGCGCTCGACACGGTGATCCGCTACAAGCTGCCGGTGCACTACGTGTCGACCGGCCAGAAGGTGCCCGAGAATCTGTACGTCGCGACGAAGAAATTCCTGCTGAAGAGCGCGTTCTGCGCGCCGCGCGAGGATTCCCCGTTCGTGCCGCACGACGACGATCTGCCGGCGATGCTGTCCGCGTTGAGCACGCGCGCCGGCAACGAACTGCACGAGGTCCGCTTTGGATAAGCGCATCACCGACCAGGCCGAAGGATTGCGGCGCCTGCTCGCCGGACGCGCGTCGCGCGTCGTCGCGGTGACGGGCGGACCCTCGGGCGTCGGCTGCACGTCGACGGTCGCGAACCTCGCCGCGGCGCTCACCGCGCTCGGCAAGGACGTGCTCGTCGTCGACGAGCGCGCGAACGTCCGCTCGATCTCGGCGACGCTGTGCGGCTCATGGCTGCGCGACGGCGAGCCGGTGCGTCACGAGCTCGGATTCTCGATATGCGGGGCGTCGCGGCTCGCGCGCGGCGGCTACAGCGACGCGCAGATCGAGGCGCTCGGCGACGGCGCGGCGGACATCGTGCTGATCGACGCGCAGCTCGACGCGAACGGCGCGCTCTCCGGGCTCGCGCGCGACGCGCACGACGTGCTCGTCGTCACGCGCGTGTCGGCGTCGGCGATCACCGAGGCGTACGCGTGCATGAAGCGGCTGCACTACGCGCACGCGCTCGCGCAGTTCCGCGTGCTGACGAATCACGTGCAGAGCGCGGCCGACGCGAAGGCCGCGTACGAGAACCTCGCGGGCGTCGCGAGCCGCTATCTGCGGGTGTCGCTGTCGAACGCGGGGTGCGTCGCGGCCGATCCGCTGATCGAGCGCGCGCGCGGGCTCGCGCACACGGTGGTGGACGCGTTTGCGTCGGCGGCGGCGGCGCGCGATTACCGGCAGATCGCCGCCGATCTGCTGTATTGGCCGATGCGCCCCGGTTCTGGCGTCGGCCGGGTCCGGACGGGAAGTTCGGCGTTTGAACGAGGCGCGGCTCATGCCGCCTGAACGCCACGACGAAGAGAGGGCACGATGTACAACGCTCAAGGCAAGATTTCCCAGGACGAAGTGCTGACGCAATATGCGCCGCTCGTGCGTCGTCTCGGCCTGCAGCTCGTCGCGAAGATGCCGGCGAGCGTGGATCTCGACGACCTGATCCAGGCCGGCATGATCGGCCTGCTCGACGCGGCGAGCCGCTACAAGGAAGACCAGGGCGCGCAGTTCGAGACTTACGCGACGCAGCGGATTCGCGGCGCGATGCTCGACGAGCTGCGCAGCAACGACTGGCTGCCGCGCAGCCTGCGCAAGACGTCGCGCGAGGTCGAGCACGCGGTGCACCAGGTCGAGCAGCGGCTCGGCCGCGCGGCGAACGAGACGGAGATCGCCGAGCACCTGCAGATGCCGCTCGGCGAATTTCAGTCGATGCTGCAGGATCTGCACGGCAGCCAGCTCGTCTACTACGAGGATTTCGACCGCTCGGCCGACGACGAGCCGTTCCTCGACCGCTACCGCGCCGACCACGCCGATCCGCTGTCCGCGCTGCTCGACGAGCATCTGCGCAGCGCGCTCGTCGACGCGATCGAGCACCTGCCGGAGCGCGAGAAGCTGCTGATGTCGCTGTACTACGAGCGCGGGCTGAACCTGCGCGAGATCGGCGCGGTGCTCGAGGTGAGCGAATCGCGCGTGTGCCAGCTGCACAGCCAGGCGGTCGCGCGGCTGCGCGCGAAGCTGCGCGAGCTGGCGTGGGTCGGCACGGAGAGCTGAGCCGGCCGGGCGGCGACGGGCGCAATGCACGGGAAGCGCGCGCGCGTCGGCGAGGCCGGCAAAATGCCGCGCGAGCGCTCCGCTTGCACGATAGGAAAATTTCGTCTCGATTTGCTACAATCCCACCTCGTTTCCGAGGAGCGTTGCGACGGGCCCCGCCCGCCAGGCTCGGAAAGGGTCAACCGAGCGGTGTGTCGGCGCAGCATCGTCGCGTAGCGGCGATCGTTCCCGCCGATGACGCCCGCTTACTTGAACGGCGCTCACGTCACAATTTTCTAGAACTTTTTTAGAAAGGAGGGCGTGATGAACGCCGCTGTCATCGATTCCAATTCCGCACAAGATTACGTCGTCGCCGATATCGCGCTTGCCGGCTGGGGCCGCAAGGAGCTGAACATCGCCGAGACCGAAATGCCCGGCCTCGTGCAGATCCGCGACGAATACAAGGCGCAGCAGCCGCTCGCGGGCGCGCGCATCGCCGGTTCGCTGCACATGACGATCCAGACGGGCGTGCTGATCGAGACGCTGAAGGCGCTCGGCGCGGACGTGCGCTGGGCGTCGTGCAACATCTTCTCGACGCAGGATCACGCGGCCGCCGCGATCGTCGAGGCCGGCACGCCCGTCTTCGCGTTCAAGGGCGAATCGCTCGACGAATACTGGGAGTTCTCGCACCGCATCTTCGAATGGCCGAACGGCGAGTTCGCGAACATGATCCTCGACGACGGCGGCGACGCCACGCTGCTGCTGATCCTCGGCTCGAAGGCCGAGAAGGATCGCTCGGTGATCGCCAAGCCGACCAACGAGGAAGAAGTCGCGCTCTTCAAGTCGATCGCGCGCCACCTCGAAATCGACGGCAGCTGGTACTCGAAGCGCCTCGCGCACATCAAGGGCGTGACCGAAGAAACCACGACGGGCGTGCACCGCCTGTACCAGATGGAAAAGGACGGCCGCCTGCCGTTCCCGGCGTTCAACGTGAACGATTCGGTGACGAAGTCGAAGTTCGACAACCTGTACGGCTGCCGCGAGTCGCTCGTCGACGGCATCAAGCGCGCGACCGACGTGATGATCGCGGGCAAGATCGCGCTCGTCGCGGGCTACGGCGACGTGGGCAAGGGCTGCGCGCAATCGCTGCGCGGCCTCGGCGCGACCGTGTGGGTCACCGAAATCGATCCGATCTGCGCGCTGCAGGCGGCGATGGAAGGCTACCGCGTCGTGACGATGGAATACGCGGCCGACAAGGCCGACATCTTCGTGACGGCGACCGGCAACTACCACGTGATCGGCCACGATCACATGAAGGCGATGCGCCACAACGCGATCGTCTGCAACATCGGCCACTTCGACTCGGAAATCGACGTCGCGTCGACCCGCCAGTACCAGTGGGAAAACATCAAGCCGCAGGTCGACCACATCATCTTCCCGGACGGCAAGCGCGTGATCCTGCTGGCCGAAGGCCGCCTCGTGAACCTCGGCTGCGCGACCGGCCACCCGTCGTTCGTGATGTCGAACTCGTTCACGAACCAGACGCTCGCGCAGATCGAACTGTTCACGCGCGGCGGCGAGTACGGCAACAAGGTGTACGTGCTGCCCAAGCACCTCGACGAGAAGGTCGCGCGCCTGCACCTCGCGCGCATCGGCGCGCAGCTCTCCGAGCTGTCCGACGATCAGGCGGCCTACATCGGCGTGCCGAAGGCGGGCCCGTTCAAGCCGGATCACTATCGT comes from Burkholderia savannae and encodes:
- a CDS encoding RNA polymerase sigma factor FliA; the encoded protein is MYNAQGKISQDEVLTQYAPLVRRLGLQLVAKMPASVDLDDLIQAGMIGLLDAASRYKEDQGAQFETYATQRIRGAMLDELRSNDWLPRSLRKTSREVEHAVHQVEQRLGRAANETEIAEHLQMPLGEFQSMLQDLHGSQLVYYEDFDRSADDEPFLDRYRADHADPLSALLDEHLRSALVDAIEHLPEREKLLMSLYYERGLNLREIGAVLEVSESRVCQLHSQAVARLRAKLRELAWVGTES
- a CDS encoding MinD/ParA family ATP-binding protein, whose product is MDKRITDQAEGLRRLLAGRASRVVAVTGGPSGVGCTSTVANLAAALTALGKDVLVVDERANVRSISATLCGSWLRDGEPVRHELGFSICGASRLARGGYSDAQIEALGDGAADIVLIDAQLDANGALSGLARDAHDVLVVTRVSASAITEAYACMKRLHYAHALAQFRVLTNHVQSAADAKAAYENLAGVASRYLRVSLSNAGCVAADPLIERARGLAHTVVDAFASAAAARDYRQIAADLLYWPMRPGSGVGRVRTGSSAFERGAAHAA
- the ahcY gene encoding adenosylhomocysteinase produces the protein MNAAVIDSNSAQDYVVADIALAGWGRKELNIAETEMPGLVQIRDEYKAQQPLAGARIAGSLHMTIQTGVLIETLKALGADVRWASCNIFSTQDHAAAAIVEAGTPVFAFKGESLDEYWEFSHRIFEWPNGEFANMILDDGGDATLLLILGSKAEKDRSVIAKPTNEEEVALFKSIARHLEIDGSWYSKRLAHIKGVTEETTTGVHRLYQMEKDGRLPFPAFNVNDSVTKSKFDNLYGCRESLVDGIKRATDVMIAGKIALVAGYGDVGKGCAQSLRGLGATVWVTEIDPICALQAAMEGYRVVTMEYAADKADIFVTATGNYHVIGHDHMKAMRHNAIVCNIGHFDSEIDVASTRQYQWENIKPQVDHIIFPDGKRVILLAEGRLVNLGCATGHPSFVMSNSFTNQTLAQIELFTRGGEYGNKVYVLPKHLDEKVARLHLARIGAQLSELSDDQAAYIGVPKAGPFKPDHYRY